A window from Sebastes fasciatus isolate fSebFas1 chromosome 22, fSebFas1.pri, whole genome shotgun sequence encodes these proteins:
- the kiaa0232 gene encoding uncharacterized protein KIAA0232 homolog isoform X1 has translation MRPVSTDSDGPAPPENLSCPFPLVGPLPASEMSLLQSLGPVQSWLGQELEKCGIDAMIYTRYVLSLLLHDSYDYDLQDQENDIFLGWEKGTGKKWGKSKKKGGTDLSLEEMKKQAAVQCLRSASDENSGIESLVEELCSKLKDIQNKQKEEKQIQKKSDGSQSPERAESPSSKDQVEMYYEAFPPLSEKPVCLQEIMTVWNKAKALAYSSSSSSAAPQTSTDTSSPKDCNSEGEAAKERNLEACGTITTVTNERGQQRRSKKEKENRYHSGAAAEEKSTVHSKRQTRHRSEGKYRPRSWSSGSSEAGSSSSGNQGDVKSSRSKAVRIRHKSREAAKNKRTRNSGQVKLQVKVIDKEERRNTGGSSSSATGGAAKQPQLYKKGKRPLKEIRKDPGWKEAKESGAEARDKKEYMEEPLWYTEPITEYFVPFSSRQSKLETKYRNKVDSPDGFALSTDMERLPERIQGICIANESYQRAYLAAGSFVDGHFVEGPDDAEDETVELTGTSSCPQPEDGRDLDDKHLSEFTHFYEVDIYQSILDTSASDSIHESRILSMIRQKSKEQRDVEAECCLVLDGLEQQGKSAIRADSQEAPGSVGFLMEDLENMAQVWGCYSPSTSEDIDGESFIGDSPIRLSPLRLSPLLDSVSFTLSKLSGNLEEPPVPEATSEPSALNSSCFSLFELQYDSPTFPFPRDSLTVGHENNTDSSSCLDPHSNKQSRLLIWTKNSAFDETEHCSNLSTRTCSPWSHSEETRSDNEQGNVPTEDAAQIGNEEIDCIIPPLSGTYLEDEILDFLQADSGRKCEEVSVSTASNQTFTKKSKLESICGIALEKDESKQYSTGMFSDNTNQHSDDYSSGIIKDIWTAIGDDKSVMSKQGAEKPSEGLFTDESGGYCCSCLEVQAKGVPLQAPEKKAVQRSEYHLWEGKKENQDLAKNKLSKVDGAGDYMTPSKPWDLNSDKENTSFILGGVYGELKTLSGDKNWAVVPPSDTQDSLLQCAAAAASASSSDMLTITGTDVFMNTGSCFAPGHRPLWRPLVSFGQSDQAIKGGGDGLNKGFSFIFHEDLLGSYGGLHSEEQGLEYPFASFNLNNPFSQVLHVECSFEPEDMASFSPGFKPKSILCSDSENEAFHPRIYGINRTQYRAIRISPRTHFRPISASELSPGGVSDSEAETDKEEMSFPVPAPVDVFEDPQADLKPLEEDAECEGPYYGKSELESGKFLPRLKKSGMEKSAQTSLDSQEGSSTLLPIAEQEICLDCKTAEAASTAGGQTDVSVGKIQKEESSGETQSCLSPPAGQIPKYGIAYDFVGDVPEFPLLNISGQGGGTGNQQDECWWQNTLCSPLFPGSQCTGSSNI, from the exons ATGCGTCCAGTGAGCACCGATTCAGACGGTCCTGCTCCTCCTGAAAACCTCTCTTGCCCCTTCCCCCTCGTGGGCCCCCTGCCTGCCTCAGAGATGTCCCTGCTCCAGTCGCTGGGTCCAGTACAAAGCTGGCTCGGCCAGGAGCTTGAGAAGTGCGGGATTGATGCCATGATTTACACCCGCTACGTCCTCAGCCTTCTCCTGCATGACAGTTACGACTATGACCTGCAGGACCAG GAAAACGACATCTTCTTGGGCTGGGAGAAGGGAACTGGGAAGAAATGGGGCAAGAGCAAGAAGAAAGGAGGGACCGACCTGAGTCTTGAGGAAATGAAGAAGCAAGCCGCTGTGCAATGCCTCCGCTCTGCATCTGATGAA AACTCTGGAATTGAGAGCCTGGTTGAAGAGCTTTGCTCTAAACTAAAGGACatccaaaacaaacagaaag agGAAAAACAGATTCAAAAGAAATCTGATGGCTCTCAGTCTCCGGAGCGAGCTGAGTCCCCCTCTTCAAAGGACCAGGTGGAAAT GTATTATGAAGCCTTTCCTCCTTTGTCAGAGAAACCTGTTTGTCTCCAAGAGATCATGACGGTGTGGAACAAGGCTAAAGCCCTCGCATACTCAAGCTCATCATCCTCTGCAGCCCCACAGACCAGCACAGATACCTCTTCCCCAAAAGATTGCAACAGTGAAGGTGAGGCTGCAAAGGAGCGAAACCTCGAAGCATGTGGTACCATCACTACTGTGACCAACGAGAGAGGCCAGCAACGACGAagcaagaaagagaaagaaaatcgATACCATAGTGGCGCAGCAGCGGAGGAGAAATCTACCGTCCACTCAAAGAGACAGACGAGACACAGATCTGAGGGCAAATACAGACCCAGGTCCTGGTCTTCTGGCTCTAGTGAGGCGGGCTCAAGCTCAAGTGGGAACCAGGGTGACGTGAAGTCATCCAGAAGCAAGGCAGTTAGAATAAGGCACAAATCCAGAGAGGCTGCAAAGAATAAGAGAACACGCAACAGCGGGCAGGTGAAGCTGCAGGTGAAGGtaatcgacaaggaggagcgaagAAACACAGGAGGGAGCAGTAGCAGCGCCACTGGAGGCGCTGCCAAACAACCACAGCTTTACAAAAAGGGGAAGAGACCTCTGAAGGAGATTCGTAAAGATCCAGGCTGGAAGGAGGCAAAAGAGTCcggagctgaggccagagataAAAAGGAATACATGGAGGAGCCACTTTGGTACACTGAGCCCATCACAGAGTATTTTGTACCTTTCAGCAGCAGACAAAGCAAGCTGGAAACAAAATATCGAAACAAGGTGGACTCTCCCGATGGCTTTGCTTTGTCAACCGACATGGAGAGGCTGCCGGAGAGGATCCAGGGAATCTGCATCGCCAACGAGAGCTACCAGAGAGCATATCTAGCGGCAGGCTCGTTTGTGGATGGGCACTTTGTGGAAGGGCCTGACGACGCAGAAGATGAAACTGTTGAACTCACTGGGACCTCAAGCTGCCCTCAGCCAGAGGATGGTAGAGATTTAGATGACAAGCATCTGTCTGAATTCACTCACTTCTATGAAGTTGACATTTATCAATCCATATTGGATACTAGTGCCTCAGACTCTATACATGAGAGTCGGATCTTAAGCATGATTCGACAAAAAAGCAAAGAGCAAAGAGACGTTGAGGCAGAATGTTGTTTAGTGTTAGATGGCCTTGAGCAGCAAGGGAAAAGTGCAATACGGGCAGACTCGCAGGAAGCTCCGGGATCTGTTGGATTCTTAATGGAGGATCTTGAAAACATGGCTCAAGTGTGGGGATGTTATTCACCATCTACTTCAGAAGATATAGACGGAGAAAGCTTCATCGGAGACTCTCCGATCCGACTCTCCCCCCTCCGACTCTCCCCCCTCCTCGATAGTGTTTCGTTCACCCTGAGCAAACTATCTGGAAATCTGGAGGAGCCACCTGTCCCTGAAGCCACCAGTGAACCATCCGCTTTGAACTCATCCTGCTTCTCTCTTTTCGAGCTGCAGTATGACAGCCCCACTTTTCCTTTTCCCCGCGACTCACTCACTGTTGGTCACGAAAACAACACCGATTCTAGTAGCTGTCTCGACCCACATTCTAATAAACAGTCTCGTTTGCTAATATGGACCAAAAATAGTGCCTTTGACGAAACTGAACACTGTTCTAACCTTTCAACACGAACTTGCAGTCCGTGGTCACATTCGGAGGAGACTCGTTCAGACAACGAGCAAGGAAACGTCCCGACAGAGGATGCTGCTCAAATTGGCAACGAAGAGATTGATTGTAtaatccctcctctctctggtaCATATCTGGAGGATGAGATCTTGGATTTTTTGCAAGCAGACTCCGGCCGTAAGTGTGAGGAGGTCAGCGTTAGTACAGCGTCCAATCAGACCTTCACCAAAAAATCTAAATTGGAGTCCATTTGTGGCATAGCATTGGAAAAGGATGAGAGTAAACAGTACAGCACTGGCATGTTTTCGGACAACACAAACCAACACAGTGATGACTACAGCTCAGGGATAATAAAGGACATTTGGACTGCAATAGGAGATGACAAATCTGTAATGTCAAAGCAAGGAGCAGAGAAACCAAGCGAGGGGCTATTCACCGATGAGTCAGGCGGTTACTGCTGCAGCTGTCTGGAGGTGCAGGCAAAAGGAGTTCCACTTCAGGCACCTGAGAAAAAAGCAGTGCAGCGGTCAGAGTATCACCTTTGGGAAGGCAAGAAAGAAAACCAGGACTTAGCCAAAAACAAACTCTCCAAGGTAGATGGTGCTGGGGATTACATGACTCCGTCCAAGCCCTGGGACTTGAACTCTGACAAGGAGAACACTTCATTCATCCTCGGAGGGGTGTATGGAGAGTTGAAGACACTAAGTGGCGATAAGAATTGGGCTGTCGTGCCGCCAAGTGACACCCAAGATAGCCTGCTACAGTGTGCCGCTGCAGCCGCATCTGCTTCCAGCTCCGACATGCTCACCATCACTGGCACAGATGTGTTCATGAACACTGGCAGCTGCTTTGCCCCCGGACACAGGCCCCTGTGGAGGCCTCTGGTGTCCTTTGGGCAGAGTGACCAGGCCATTAAAGGAGGTGGAGATGGATTGAATAAGGGATTTTCTTTCATCTTCCATGAAGATTTGCTTGGATCGTACGGTGGCTTGCACAGCGAGGAGCAAGGTTTAGAATACCCGTTCGCATCCTTCAACCTGAACAATCCCTTCTCTCAAGTCCTCCATGTTGAGTGTTCCTTTGAGCCTGAGGACATGGCTTCGTTCAGTCCGGGGTTCAAGCCCAAATCTATCCTGTGCTCGGACTCTGAGAACGAAGCCTTCCACCCACGAATATATGGCATCAACCGGACGCAGTACAGGGCCATTCGCATTTCCCCCAGGACTCATTTCCGACCAATATCGGCCTCCGAGTTATCTCCCGGTGGAGTGAGTGACTCAGAGGCCGAGACTGACAAAGAGGAGATGAGTTTTCCCGTCCCGGCGCCGGTGGACGTCTTTGAGGATCCTCAGGCAGATCTCAAACCTCTGGAGGAGGATGCAGAATGCGAGGGCCCTTATTACGGGAAGTCAGAACTGGAATCTGGTAAATTCTTACCCAGATTAAAGAAGTCTGGCATGGAGAAGAGTGCCCAGACCTCTCTGGATTCACAGGAGGGTTCCAGTACCCTCCTGCCAATTGCTGAGCAAGAGATTTGCTTAGACTGCAAAACGGCAGAAGCTGCATCGACTGCAGGTGGACAGACTGACGTCTCTGTCGGCAAGATTCAAAAGGAGGAATCTTCAGGAGAAACGCAGTCCTGTTTATCTCCaccagcaggtcagatccccaAGTATGGGATTGCTTATGACTTTGTTGGAGATGTGCCAGAG TTCCCTCTGTTAAATATAAGTGGACA
- the kiaa0232 gene encoding uncharacterized protein KIAA0232 homolog isoform X2: MNSGIESLVEELCSKLKDIQNKQKEEKQIQKKSDGSQSPERAESPSSKDQVEMYYEAFPPLSEKPVCLQEIMTVWNKAKALAYSSSSSSAAPQTSTDTSSPKDCNSEGEAAKERNLEACGTITTVTNERGQQRRSKKEKENRYHSGAAAEEKSTVHSKRQTRHRSEGKYRPRSWSSGSSEAGSSSSGNQGDVKSSRSKAVRIRHKSREAAKNKRTRNSGQVKLQVKVIDKEERRNTGGSSSSATGGAAKQPQLYKKGKRPLKEIRKDPGWKEAKESGAEARDKKEYMEEPLWYTEPITEYFVPFSSRQSKLETKYRNKVDSPDGFALSTDMERLPERIQGICIANESYQRAYLAAGSFVDGHFVEGPDDAEDETVELTGTSSCPQPEDGRDLDDKHLSEFTHFYEVDIYQSILDTSASDSIHESRILSMIRQKSKEQRDVEAECCLVLDGLEQQGKSAIRADSQEAPGSVGFLMEDLENMAQVWGCYSPSTSEDIDGESFIGDSPIRLSPLRLSPLLDSVSFTLSKLSGNLEEPPVPEATSEPSALNSSCFSLFELQYDSPTFPFPRDSLTVGHENNTDSSSCLDPHSNKQSRLLIWTKNSAFDETEHCSNLSTRTCSPWSHSEETRSDNEQGNVPTEDAAQIGNEEIDCIIPPLSGTYLEDEILDFLQADSGRKCEEVSVSTASNQTFTKKSKLESICGIALEKDESKQYSTGMFSDNTNQHSDDYSSGIIKDIWTAIGDDKSVMSKQGAEKPSEGLFTDESGGYCCSCLEVQAKGVPLQAPEKKAVQRSEYHLWEGKKENQDLAKNKLSKVDGAGDYMTPSKPWDLNSDKENTSFILGGVYGELKTLSGDKNWAVVPPSDTQDSLLQCAAAAASASSSDMLTITGTDVFMNTGSCFAPGHRPLWRPLVSFGQSDQAIKGGGDGLNKGFSFIFHEDLLGSYGGLHSEEQGLEYPFASFNLNNPFSQVLHVECSFEPEDMASFSPGFKPKSILCSDSENEAFHPRIYGINRTQYRAIRISPRTHFRPISASELSPGGVSDSEAETDKEEMSFPVPAPVDVFEDPQADLKPLEEDAECEGPYYGKSELESGKFLPRLKKSGMEKSAQTSLDSQEGSSTLLPIAEQEICLDCKTAEAASTAGGQTDVSVGKIQKEESSGETQSCLSPPAGQIPKYGIAYDFVGDVPEFPLLNISGQGGGTGNQQDECWWQNTLCSPLFPGSQCTGSSNI; the protein is encoded by the exons ATG AACTCTGGAATTGAGAGCCTGGTTGAAGAGCTTTGCTCTAAACTAAAGGACatccaaaacaaacagaaag agGAAAAACAGATTCAAAAGAAATCTGATGGCTCTCAGTCTCCGGAGCGAGCTGAGTCCCCCTCTTCAAAGGACCAGGTGGAAAT GTATTATGAAGCCTTTCCTCCTTTGTCAGAGAAACCTGTTTGTCTCCAAGAGATCATGACGGTGTGGAACAAGGCTAAAGCCCTCGCATACTCAAGCTCATCATCCTCTGCAGCCCCACAGACCAGCACAGATACCTCTTCCCCAAAAGATTGCAACAGTGAAGGTGAGGCTGCAAAGGAGCGAAACCTCGAAGCATGTGGTACCATCACTACTGTGACCAACGAGAGAGGCCAGCAACGACGAagcaagaaagagaaagaaaatcgATACCATAGTGGCGCAGCAGCGGAGGAGAAATCTACCGTCCACTCAAAGAGACAGACGAGACACAGATCTGAGGGCAAATACAGACCCAGGTCCTGGTCTTCTGGCTCTAGTGAGGCGGGCTCAAGCTCAAGTGGGAACCAGGGTGACGTGAAGTCATCCAGAAGCAAGGCAGTTAGAATAAGGCACAAATCCAGAGAGGCTGCAAAGAATAAGAGAACACGCAACAGCGGGCAGGTGAAGCTGCAGGTGAAGGtaatcgacaaggaggagcgaagAAACACAGGAGGGAGCAGTAGCAGCGCCACTGGAGGCGCTGCCAAACAACCACAGCTTTACAAAAAGGGGAAGAGACCTCTGAAGGAGATTCGTAAAGATCCAGGCTGGAAGGAGGCAAAAGAGTCcggagctgaggccagagataAAAAGGAATACATGGAGGAGCCACTTTGGTACACTGAGCCCATCACAGAGTATTTTGTACCTTTCAGCAGCAGACAAAGCAAGCTGGAAACAAAATATCGAAACAAGGTGGACTCTCCCGATGGCTTTGCTTTGTCAACCGACATGGAGAGGCTGCCGGAGAGGATCCAGGGAATCTGCATCGCCAACGAGAGCTACCAGAGAGCATATCTAGCGGCAGGCTCGTTTGTGGATGGGCACTTTGTGGAAGGGCCTGACGACGCAGAAGATGAAACTGTTGAACTCACTGGGACCTCAAGCTGCCCTCAGCCAGAGGATGGTAGAGATTTAGATGACAAGCATCTGTCTGAATTCACTCACTTCTATGAAGTTGACATTTATCAATCCATATTGGATACTAGTGCCTCAGACTCTATACATGAGAGTCGGATCTTAAGCATGATTCGACAAAAAAGCAAAGAGCAAAGAGACGTTGAGGCAGAATGTTGTTTAGTGTTAGATGGCCTTGAGCAGCAAGGGAAAAGTGCAATACGGGCAGACTCGCAGGAAGCTCCGGGATCTGTTGGATTCTTAATGGAGGATCTTGAAAACATGGCTCAAGTGTGGGGATGTTATTCACCATCTACTTCAGAAGATATAGACGGAGAAAGCTTCATCGGAGACTCTCCGATCCGACTCTCCCCCCTCCGACTCTCCCCCCTCCTCGATAGTGTTTCGTTCACCCTGAGCAAACTATCTGGAAATCTGGAGGAGCCACCTGTCCCTGAAGCCACCAGTGAACCATCCGCTTTGAACTCATCCTGCTTCTCTCTTTTCGAGCTGCAGTATGACAGCCCCACTTTTCCTTTTCCCCGCGACTCACTCACTGTTGGTCACGAAAACAACACCGATTCTAGTAGCTGTCTCGACCCACATTCTAATAAACAGTCTCGTTTGCTAATATGGACCAAAAATAGTGCCTTTGACGAAACTGAACACTGTTCTAACCTTTCAACACGAACTTGCAGTCCGTGGTCACATTCGGAGGAGACTCGTTCAGACAACGAGCAAGGAAACGTCCCGACAGAGGATGCTGCTCAAATTGGCAACGAAGAGATTGATTGTAtaatccctcctctctctggtaCATATCTGGAGGATGAGATCTTGGATTTTTTGCAAGCAGACTCCGGCCGTAAGTGTGAGGAGGTCAGCGTTAGTACAGCGTCCAATCAGACCTTCACCAAAAAATCTAAATTGGAGTCCATTTGTGGCATAGCATTGGAAAAGGATGAGAGTAAACAGTACAGCACTGGCATGTTTTCGGACAACACAAACCAACACAGTGATGACTACAGCTCAGGGATAATAAAGGACATTTGGACTGCAATAGGAGATGACAAATCTGTAATGTCAAAGCAAGGAGCAGAGAAACCAAGCGAGGGGCTATTCACCGATGAGTCAGGCGGTTACTGCTGCAGCTGTCTGGAGGTGCAGGCAAAAGGAGTTCCACTTCAGGCACCTGAGAAAAAAGCAGTGCAGCGGTCAGAGTATCACCTTTGGGAAGGCAAGAAAGAAAACCAGGACTTAGCCAAAAACAAACTCTCCAAGGTAGATGGTGCTGGGGATTACATGACTCCGTCCAAGCCCTGGGACTTGAACTCTGACAAGGAGAACACTTCATTCATCCTCGGAGGGGTGTATGGAGAGTTGAAGACACTAAGTGGCGATAAGAATTGGGCTGTCGTGCCGCCAAGTGACACCCAAGATAGCCTGCTACAGTGTGCCGCTGCAGCCGCATCTGCTTCCAGCTCCGACATGCTCACCATCACTGGCACAGATGTGTTCATGAACACTGGCAGCTGCTTTGCCCCCGGACACAGGCCCCTGTGGAGGCCTCTGGTGTCCTTTGGGCAGAGTGACCAGGCCATTAAAGGAGGTGGAGATGGATTGAATAAGGGATTTTCTTTCATCTTCCATGAAGATTTGCTTGGATCGTACGGTGGCTTGCACAGCGAGGAGCAAGGTTTAGAATACCCGTTCGCATCCTTCAACCTGAACAATCCCTTCTCTCAAGTCCTCCATGTTGAGTGTTCCTTTGAGCCTGAGGACATGGCTTCGTTCAGTCCGGGGTTCAAGCCCAAATCTATCCTGTGCTCGGACTCTGAGAACGAAGCCTTCCACCCACGAATATATGGCATCAACCGGACGCAGTACAGGGCCATTCGCATTTCCCCCAGGACTCATTTCCGACCAATATCGGCCTCCGAGTTATCTCCCGGTGGAGTGAGTGACTCAGAGGCCGAGACTGACAAAGAGGAGATGAGTTTTCCCGTCCCGGCGCCGGTGGACGTCTTTGAGGATCCTCAGGCAGATCTCAAACCTCTGGAGGAGGATGCAGAATGCGAGGGCCCTTATTACGGGAAGTCAGAACTGGAATCTGGTAAATTCTTACCCAGATTAAAGAAGTCTGGCATGGAGAAGAGTGCCCAGACCTCTCTGGATTCACAGGAGGGTTCCAGTACCCTCCTGCCAATTGCTGAGCAAGAGATTTGCTTAGACTGCAAAACGGCAGAAGCTGCATCGACTGCAGGTGGACAGACTGACGTCTCTGTCGGCAAGATTCAAAAGGAGGAATCTTCAGGAGAAACGCAGTCCTGTTTATCTCCaccagcaggtcagatccccaAGTATGGGATTGCTTATGACTTTGTTGGAGATGTGCCAGAG TTCCCTCTGTTAAATATAAGTGGACA